A section of the Lampris incognitus isolate fLamInc1 chromosome 8, fLamInc1.hap2, whole genome shotgun sequence genome encodes:
- the puraa gene encoding purine-rich element binding protein Aa, with product MADRDSGSEQGGAATGPGIGSMHLATGGAGSASGLQHETQELASKRVDIQNKRFYLDVKQNAKGRFLKIAEVGAGGNKSRLTLSMSVAVEFRDYLGDFIEHYAQLGPSNPDLVQDEPRRALKSEFLVRENRKYYMDLKENQRGRFLRIRQTVNRGPGLGSTQGQTIALPAQGLIEFRDALAKLIDDYGVEDEPAELPEGSSLTVDNKRFFFDVGSNKYGVFMRVSEVKPTYRNSITVPYKVWSKFGNTFCKYAEEMKKIQEKQREKRACELQQQEEMQADEGDED from the coding sequence ATGGCGGACAGAGACAGTGGTAGTGAGCAGGGAGGAGCAGCGACGGGCCCAGGCATCGGCTCCATGCACCTAGCGACAGGAGGGGCGGGCTCGGCTTCCGGGCTCCAGCATGAGACACAAGAGCTGGCGTCGAAGCGGGTTGACATACAGAACAAACGGTTCTACTTGGACGTTAAGCAAAATGCAAAAGGCCGCTTCTTGAAGATAGCAGAAGTCGGGGCCGGGGGAAACAAGAGCCGCCTCACTCTCTCCATGTCGGTGGCGGTCGAGTTCCGCGACTACTTGGGGGACTTCATCGAACATTATGCCCAGTTAGGGCCGAGCAACCCCGACCTGGTTCAAGACGAGCCCCGGCGGGCGCTGAAAAGCGAGTTCTTGGTCAGGGAAAATCGGAAATACTACATGGATCTGAAAGAGAACCAGAGGGGACGGTTTCTGAGGATCCGACAGACCGTTAACCGGGGGCCCGGTTTGGGATCCACACAAGGCCAGACGATCGCTTTGCCGGCCCAGGGACTTATTGAGTTTCGCGACGCTTTGGCCAAACTTATTGACGATTACGGCGTAGAGGACGAACCTGCGGAGTTGCCCGAGGGCTCATCCTTGACTGTAGACAACAAGCGCTTTTTCTTCGACGTCGGATCCAATAAGTACGGAGTGTTCATGAGGGTAAGCGAGGTGAAGCCGACGTACCGCAACTCGATCACGGTGCCCTACAAAGTGTGGTCCAAATTTGGGAATACTTTCTGTAAATACGCCGAGGAGATGAAGAAGATCCAGGAGAAACAGCGAGAGAAGAGAGCATGCGAGCTGCAGCAGCAAGAGGAGATGCAGGCAGACGAAGGGGACGAGGATTGA